A single genomic interval of Nocardia bhagyanarayanae harbors:
- a CDS encoding cold shock domain-containing protein, which produces MTPARSGTASWSRGRVAWFDAPKGFGFIEPASDPRALVYVDYSSIEMVGYRTLVEGQPVAFIRSRERPEAVVVRVLAEGVRKGRVAA; this is translated from the coding sequence ATGACGCCTGCACGGTCGGGAACAGCGAGCTGGTCGCGCGGGAGGGTCGCGTGGTTCGACGCACCGAAAGGGTTCGGTTTCATCGAACCCGCGTCGGATCCACGCGCATTGGTGTACGTGGACTATTCGAGTATCGAGATGGTCGGCTATCGCACCCTCGTGGAGGGGCAGCCGGTCGCGTTCATCCGATCGCGCGAGCGGCCCGAGGCCGTTGTCGTGCGTGTGCTGGCCGAGGGCGTCCGTAAAGGGCGAGTGGCGGCCTGA
- a CDS encoding CinA family protein, with product MTHADGRATELAELALDRDITIAVAESLTCGRLASSLGAAPDSGTWFRGGVVAYRPEIKRRVLDVPDVPVVSETAARAMATGVRALMDAFAGVAVTGVGGPDPQDGEPAGSVWFAVATDSEVRAEHRQFDGGPDRVLDQTVEHALTMLLDAVKSARGQRL from the coding sequence GTGACGCATGCAGACGGGCGGGCCACCGAACTCGCAGAATTGGCACTGGACCGCGACATCACCATCGCGGTCGCGGAATCGCTGACCTGCGGTCGGCTGGCTTCCTCGCTCGGCGCGGCGCCGGACTCGGGCACCTGGTTCCGCGGCGGCGTGGTGGCCTACCGCCCGGAGATCAAACGCAGGGTGCTCGACGTGCCCGACGTGCCGGTGGTCTCCGAGACGGCCGCGCGGGCGATGGCGACCGGCGTCCGCGCGCTCATGGACGCCTTCGCCGGCGTCGCGGTCACCGGTGTCGGCGGCCCCGATCCGCAGGACGGCGAACCGGCGGGCTCGGTCTGGTTCGCCGTCGCCACCGACAGCGAGGTACGGGCCGAGCACCGTCAGTTCGACGGCGGGCCGGATCGGGTCCTCGACCAGACCGTCGAGCACGCTCTCACCATGCTGTTGGACGCGGTGAAGTCCGCGCGCGGCCAGCGTCTTTGA